The Herbaspirillum sp. RTI4 genome has a segment encoding these proteins:
- a CDS encoding L-rhamnose mutarotase: MQRMGMMIGIKPDKIDEYKTLHAAVWPTVLNALHIANIKNFSIFLREPENLLFSYWEYVGNDFDADMRQLAQDPQTQQWWLFCDPCQVPLASRADGEHWATMKKVFHMD, encoded by the coding sequence ATGCAACGCATGGGAATGATGATTGGGATCAAGCCGGACAAAATTGACGAATACAAAACACTGCATGCTGCCGTGTGGCCAACCGTATTGAACGCTTTACACATAGCCAATATAAAGAACTTCAGTATTTTCTTACGTGAACCGGAAAATCTGCTGTTTAGCTATTGGGAGTATGTCGGAAACGACTTTGATGCCGACATGCGCCAACTGGCCCAAGATCCGCAGACGCAGCAATGGTGGCTGTTTTGTGATCCATGCCAGGTGCCGCTTGCATCACGGGCCGATGGCGAGCATTGGGCGACGATGAAAAAGGTGTTTCACATGGATTAG
- a CDS encoding bifunctional 2-keto-4-hydroxyglutarate aldolase/2-keto-3-deoxy-6-phosphogluconate aldolase has translation MLKITILQRILSGGMVAIVRADSAEAALALAEACISGGITALEVAFTTPDTLDVLKTLRQRHGADVLLGAGTVLDPETARMAILAGAQFIISPSVNVETIRMCNRYQVPAMPGAMTPTEIVTALEAGADIVKIFPGDSFSPSYIKALRAPLPHAPLMPTGGVTLENMEEWFRYGSVAVGIGSSLTGPAQTGDYAAVTVKARAFVHRMKEIKADIKDSA, from the coding sequence ATGCTTAAAATTACTATTCTGCAACGCATTCTCTCCGGTGGCATGGTTGCCATCGTGCGCGCCGATTCTGCCGAAGCGGCGCTGGCGCTGGCAGAGGCTTGCATCTCCGGTGGGATTACGGCGCTGGAAGTCGCTTTCACGACGCCGGACACGCTGGACGTGTTGAAGACCTTGCGCCAACGGCATGGCGCTGATGTCTTGCTCGGTGCCGGTACGGTACTCGATCCGGAAACGGCGCGCATGGCGATACTGGCAGGTGCGCAATTCATCATCTCACCCAGTGTGAACGTGGAGACCATTCGCATGTGCAATCGTTATCAGGTACCTGCCATGCCGGGAGCGATGACACCGACCGAGATTGTGACGGCACTGGAAGCCGGTGCCGATATCGTCAAAATATTTCCCGGCGATAGTTTTTCCCCTTCCTATATCAAGGCACTGCGCGCACCGCTGCCACACGCACCGTTGATGCCCACCGGCGGGGTTACGCTTGAGAACATGGAGGAGTGGTTCAGATACGGCAGCGTGGCGGTCGGTATCGGCAGCAGTCTGACCGGCCCGGCGCAAACCGGCGACTATGCCGCCGTCACTGTGAAGGCGCGTGCCTTTGTTCACCGCATGAAAGAAATTAAGGCCGACATTAAGGACTCAGCATGA
- a CDS encoding RraA family protein, with protein sequence MLNHQSFPFVKRLECCYSGILHDVMRAAGLRNFTLPPTLRPLIPGQKLCGPAFTVSGRVSISSDAHETLVQWTGMLSQAKSGHVLVIQPNDSTVAHMGELSSETLKLKGVRGVIADGGVRDAEFIIGLGFQVWHRYFTPRDVVDCWLPDAIDQPVTIGEVSISPGDYLFGDLDGLIRIPKEAIESTLRLAEAAMAQENKVRTAILEGIDPQEAYLKYGKF encoded by the coding sequence ATGCTGAACCACCAATCTTTCCCCTTCGTTAAGCGCCTTGAATGCTGCTACTCAGGAATTTTACATGACGTAATGCGCGCCGCAGGCCTGCGTAACTTCACCTTGCCGCCAACACTACGGCCGCTGATCCCTGGTCAAAAGCTGTGTGGTCCGGCATTCACGGTGAGCGGGCGCGTCAGCATCAGCAGCGACGCGCACGAGACGCTGGTGCAATGGACCGGGATGCTATCCCAAGCCAAGTCCGGCCATGTACTGGTGATCCAGCCGAACGATTCGACCGTTGCGCACATGGGTGAATTATCATCAGAAACACTCAAGCTAAAAGGCGTTCGTGGCGTGATAGCCGACGGTGGTGTACGAGATGCCGAGTTCATCATCGGTCTCGGCTTTCAGGTCTGGCATCGCTACTTTACGCCGCGCGATGTTGTCGACTGCTGGCTACCCGATGCCATCGATCAACCAGTGACCATCGGCGAGGTATCGATCAGCCCCGGCGATTATCTGTTCGGTGACCTTGATGGCCTGATCCGCATCCCCAAGGAAGCGATCGAATCGACGCTAAGACTGGCCGAGGCGGCAATGGCTCAGGAAAACAAAGTACGTACAGCAATCCTGGAAGGTATCGATCCGCAGGAAGCTTATCTTAAATATGGAAAATTTTAA
- a CDS encoding dihydrodipicolinate synthase family protein produces the protein MTTYQGIYPILYAFFKADGTLDRDAMRRQVEASIRHGAHGIAILGLATEANKLSTGERRQVMEWAAEDIAGRLPLAVTISEPNIPEYVAFAKAAAALGANWVVLQPPSGRSVPEIEYIRFFGAVADACPVPVAIQNAAMYLGTGLSDTGLKTLGRNHSNVKILKAEGAAAAIRQTIETTEGMFTVFNGRGGLELPDNLLAGCAGLIPAPECFDVQVKIYNLIRQGGEDNLQQALVLYREILPLIVFLMQSIDNFLCYGKRLTARRLGLKQVFDRAPAQAPDAFGLATLKRYSEYLPIW, from the coding sequence ATGACAACTTATCAGGGCATTTATCCGATTCTGTACGCATTTTTCAAAGCGGACGGAACGCTGGATCGTGACGCGATGCGCCGTCAGGTCGAGGCCAGCATTCGTCATGGCGCGCACGGCATTGCCATTCTTGGATTGGCGACCGAAGCCAACAAACTATCGACCGGCGAACGTCGTCAAGTGATGGAGTGGGCGGCAGAGGATATTGCTGGTCGGCTACCGTTAGCGGTGACGATTAGCGAGCCGAATATTCCGGAGTATGTGGCGTTTGCCAAAGCCGCCGCCGCACTGGGTGCCAACTGGGTGGTGCTACAACCGCCATCCGGCCGCAGCGTGCCGGAGATTGAATATATTCGCTTTTTTGGTGCCGTGGCGGATGCTTGCCCGGTGCCGGTAGCGATTCAAAACGCAGCGATGTATTTAGGCACGGGTTTATCGGATACTGGTTTGAAAACGCTGGGTCGGAATCACTCGAACGTTAAGATTCTGAAGGCCGAAGGCGCTGCGGCCGCAATCCGTCAAACCATTGAAACCACGGAAGGCATGTTCACTGTATTTAACGGGCGGGGTGGTTTAGAACTCCCTGATAACTTGCTGGCCGGCTGCGCCGGACTGATTCCTGCACCTGAATGTTTCGATGTCCAGGTCAAGATTTACAACCTCATTCGGCAGGGCGGCGAAGATAATCTGCAACAAGCTTTGGTGCTGTACCGCGAGATATTGCCTCTGATTGTGTTCCTGATGCAGTCGATCGATAATTTTCTGTGCTACGGCAAGCGCTTGACCGCACGCCGACTTGGACTGAAGCAGGTATTTGATCGTGCCCCAGCGCAAGCACCTGATGCGTTTGGCTTAGCAACCCTCAAACGCTATAGTGAATATTTGCCTATCTGGTAG